Proteins from one Bacteroides mediterraneensis genomic window:
- the rpiB gene encoding ribose 5-phosphate isomerase B — MKTIGLASDHAGFELKQYVKKWLEAKGWEYKDFGTYSTESCDYPDYAHPLALAVEKGECYPGIAICGSGEGISMTLNKHQGIRAALCWIPEIAHLARQHNDANVLVMPGRFIDEATADKIMTEFFTTDFEGGRHQARIDKMPVR, encoded by the coding sequence ATGAAAACGATAGGACTTGCATCCGACCATGCCGGATTTGAATTGAAACAATACGTAAAAAAATGGCTGGAAGCTAAGGGGTGGGAATACAAGGATTTTGGTACTTACTCTACTGAAAGCTGCGACTATCCCGATTATGCACATCCATTGGCTCTGGCTGTAGAAAAAGGCGAATGCTATCCGGGAATTGCCATCTGCGGAAGCGGAGAAGGCATCAGCATGACGCTGAACAAACACCAAGGTATCCGTGCGGCACTTTGCTGGATTCCGGAAATCGCCCATCTGGCCCGTCAGCACAATGATGCCAACGTATTGGTCATGCCGGGACGTTTCATCGATGAAGCCACTGCCGACAAGATTATGACGGAATTCTTTACGACCGACTTTGAAGGCGGACGTCATCAGGCAAGGATTGACAAGATGCCGGTTCGGTAA
- a CDS encoding xylulokinase gives MKSDAKSTIEAGKAILGIEFGSTRIKAVLIDQENKPIAQGSHTWENQLVDGLWTYSIEAIWAGVQDCYADLRANVKKQYGIEIETLAAIGISAMMHGYMAFNNKEEILVPFRTWRNTNTGKAAAELSELFVYNIPLRWSISHLYQAILNKEEHVKDITFLTTLAGYVHWQITGEKVLGIGDASGMLPIDPATKNYSAEMVAKFDKLVAPYGFSWKLTDILPKVLLAGENAGCLTEEGAKKLDVSGHLKAGIPVCPPEGDAGTGMVATNAVKQRTGNVSAGTSSFSMIVLEKDLSKPYEMIDMVTTPDGSLVAMVHCNNCTSDLNAWVNLFKEYQELMGMPVDMDEIFGKLYNNALTGDADCGGLISYNYFSGEPVTGLTEGRPLFLRTANDKFNLANFMRAHLYASVGVLKIGNDILFNEEKIKVDRITGHGGLFRTKGVGQRVLAAAINSPISVMETAGEGGAWGIALLGSYLVNNDKKQSLADFLDEKVFAGNAGVEVSPTPEDVAGFNAYIEKYKACLPVEEAAVKYKK, from the coding sequence ATGAAATCAGATGCTAAGTCAACCATTGAGGCAGGCAAGGCCATTCTGGGTATTGAATTCGGTTCCACCCGAATCAAAGCTGTCTTGATTGACCAGGAAAACAAACCCATCGCACAAGGTAGCCACACGTGGGAAAACCAGCTGGTAGACGGACTCTGGACCTACAGCATTGAAGCTATCTGGGCTGGTGTACAAGATTGTTACGCCGATCTCCGCGCCAACGTAAAGAAACAATATGGCATAGAAATAGAAACGCTGGCAGCCATCGGCATCAGTGCCATGATGCACGGCTACATGGCTTTCAACAACAAGGAAGAGATTCTGGTACCTTTCCGCACCTGGAGAAATACCAACACCGGGAAAGCTGCTGCCGAACTGTCTGAACTGTTCGTCTACAACATTCCTTTGAGATGGAGTATCTCTCACCTTTATCAGGCCATCCTGAACAAGGAAGAGCACGTAAAAGACATTACGTTCCTTACCACACTTGCCGGCTACGTACACTGGCAGATTACCGGTGAAAAGGTACTGGGCATCGGCGATGCTTCCGGTATGCTTCCTATCGACCCTGCCACAAAGAACTATTCTGCCGAAATGGTAGCCAAGTTCGACAAGCTGGTAGCTCCTTACGGATTCAGCTGGAAACTGACCGACATCCTGCCCAAAGTTTTGCTGGCCGGAGAAAATGCCGGTTGCTTGACCGAAGAAGGTGCCAAGAAGCTGGATGTATCAGGCCACTTGAAAGCAGGCATACCCGTATGTCCTCCGGAAGGAGATGCCGGCACTGGAATGGTAGCTACCAATGCTGTCAAGCAACGCACGGGTAACGTATCAGCAGGTACCTCTTCTTTCTCCATGATTGTATTGGAAAAAGACCTGTCAAAACCGTATGAAATGATTGACATGGTGACTACCCCCGACGGTAGTCTGGTAGCCATGGTACATTGCAACAACTGTACCTCCGACTTGAACGCATGGGTCAACCTGTTCAAGGAATACCAGGAACTGATGGGCATGCCGGTAGACATGGACGAAATCTTCGGCAAACTGTATAACAACGCGCTGACAGGCGATGCAGATTGTGGCGGACTGATTTCCTACAACTACTTCTCAGGTGAACCTGTGACAGGACTGACAGAAGGACGCCCGCTGTTCCTGCGTACAGCCAACGACAAATTCAACCTGGCCAATTTCATGCGCGCCCATCTGTATGCTTCTGTAGGCGTACTGAAAATTGGAAATGACATCCTCTTCAACGAAGAGAAAATCAAAGTCGACCGCATTACAGGTCATGGCGGTTTGTTCCGCACCAAAGGTGTAGGACAAAGAGTGCTTGCTGCAGCCATCAATTCCCCGATTTCCGTCATGGAGACAGCCGGTGAAGGTGGCGCATGGGGTATCGCCCTGCTGGGTTCTTATCTGGTAAACAATGACAAGAAGCAGTCGCTGGCCGATTTTCTTGACGAAAAAGTTTTCGCAGGCAATGCAGGCGTAGAGGTATCACCTACACCGGAAGACGTAGCCGGATTCAACGCCTATATTGAAAAATACAAGGCTTGTCTGCCTGTAGAAGAGGCTGCTGTAAAATACAAGAAGTAA
- a CDS encoding transketolase: MNSKQVMNHAADNIRILAASMVEKAKSGHPGGAMGGADFINVLYAEYLQYDPQNPKWEGRDRFFLDPGHMSPMLYSQLALIGKFTLEELQQLRQWGSPTPGHPEVDVMRGIENTSGPLGQGHTFAVGAAIAAKFLAARTGNPTFAKETIYAYISDGGIQEEISQGSGRIAGCLGLDNLIMFYDSNEIQLSTETKDVTTEDTAMKYRAWGWNVIEINGNDCEEIRTALNAAKAESKRPTLIIGKCIMGKGARKADNTSYEHNCKTHGAPLGGDAYKNTILNLGGDPENPFVIFDDVKEIYAKRAEELKAITAARHEEEAAWAAANPEKAAQLKEWFSGAAPKVDWAHIQQKANDATRNASATVLGALAQQVPNMICASADLSNSDKTDGFLKQTHAFTNGDFSGAFFQAGVAELTMACCCIGMALHGGVIAACGTFFVFSDYMKPAVRMAALMQLPVKFIWTHDAFRVGEDGPTHEPVEQEAQIRLMEKLKNHHGKNSMLVLRPADAEETTVCWKLAMENTDTPSALILSRQNINMLPEGTDYAQAAKGAYIVAGSDENPDVIMVASGSEVSTLVAGAELLHKDGIKTRIVSVPSEGLFRSQSKEYQESILPAGAKVFGLTAGLPVNLLGLVGANGKIWGLESFGFSAPYKVLDEKLGFTAENVYNQVKEML; this comes from the coding sequence ATGAACAGCAAACAAGTTATGAACCACGCTGCTGATAATATTCGTATTTTAGCTGCTTCAATGGTTGAAAAAGCCAAATCCGGTCACCCCGGAGGCGCAATGGGCGGAGCCGATTTCATTAATGTATTGTATGCAGAATACCTGCAGTACGACCCACAAAATCCGAAATGGGAAGGACGCGACCGTTTCTTCCTCGACCCGGGTCACATGTCTCCGATGTTGTATTCACAACTGGCACTCATCGGAAAATTCACATTGGAAGAATTACAGCAACTGCGCCAGTGGGGTTCTCCGACTCCGGGACATCCGGAAGTGGACGTGATGCGTGGCATTGAAAACACATCCGGTCCGCTGGGACAAGGTCACACTTTTGCCGTAGGTGCCGCTATCGCAGCCAAATTCCTGGCAGCCCGCACAGGCAATCCTACCTTTGCAAAAGAAACCATCTATGCATATATTTCAGACGGAGGTATTCAGGAAGAAATCTCTCAGGGCAGCGGACGTATTGCCGGATGCCTGGGACTGGACAACCTGATTATGTTCTACGACTCCAATGAAATCCAGCTGTCTACTGAGACTAAGGATGTAACCACGGAAGATACAGCCATGAAATACCGTGCATGGGGATGGAACGTCATCGAAATCAACGGTAACGACTGTGAAGAAATCCGCACAGCCTTGAACGCTGCCAAAGCAGAAAGCAAACGCCCGACTCTGATCATCGGTAAATGTATCATGGGTAAGGGTGCCCGCAAGGCAGACAACACTTCTTACGAGCACAACTGCAAGACTCACGGAGCTCCGTTGGGTGGCGATGCTTACAAGAATACCATCCTCAACCTGGGAGGTGACCCGGAAAATCCGTTCGTTATCTTCGACGACGTAAAAGAAATCTATGCCAAACGTGCAGAAGAACTGAAAGCCATCACAGCTGCCCGTCACGAAGAAGAAGCTGCATGGGCCGCCGCCAATCCGGAAAAAGCCGCACAGCTGAAAGAATGGTTCAGCGGTGCCGCACCGAAAGTGGACTGGGCTCACATCCAGCAAAAGGCTAACGATGCAACCCGCAACGCTTCAGCTACCGTATTGGGCGCACTGGCACAGCAGGTTCCCAACATGATTTGTGCATCTGCCGACTTGTCAAACTCTGACAAGACCGACGGTTTCCTGAAACAGACTCACGCCTTTACCAACGGTGACTTCAGCGGTGCCTTCTTCCAGGCCGGAGTAGCCGAGCTGACCATGGCTTGCTGCTGCATCGGTATGGCTTTGCATGGCGGTGTGATTGCTGCTTGCGGTACCTTCTTCGTATTCTCCGACTACATGAAACCGGCTGTACGTATGGCTGCCCTCATGCAGCTGCCAGTGAAATTCATCTGGACACACGATGCATTCCGCGTAGGGGAAGACGGACCGACACACGAACCGGTGGAACAGGAAGCACAAATCCGTTTGATGGAAAAACTGAAAAACCATCACGGCAAGAACTCCATGCTGGTTCTCCGTCCGGCCGATGCCGAAGAAACGACTGTATGCTGGAAACTGGCTATGGAAAATACCGACACTCCGTCTGCCCTGATTCTGTCTCGCCAGAACATCAACATGCTGCCGGAAGGCACAGACTACGCACAGGCTGCCAAAGGAGCCTACATCGTAGCCGGTTCTGATGAAAATCCGGATGTCATCATGGTAGCTTCCGGTTCTGAAGTTTCTACCTTGGTAGCCGGAGCCGAACTGCTGCACAAAGACGGCATCAAGACACGCATCGTATCTGTTCCGTCGGAAGGTCTGTTCCGCAGCCAGAGCAAGGAATATCAGGAAAGCATCCTTCCTGCCGGAGCCAAAGTATTCGGTCTGACCGCCGGTCTGCCGGTGAACTTGCTCGGATTGGTAGGTGCCAACGGCAAAATCTGGGGTCTGGAATCATTCGGTTTCTCTGCTCCTTACAAAGTGCTGGATGAAAAATTGGGATTCACCGCAGAAAATGTGTATAACCAAGTAAAAGAAATGCTCTGA
- the araA gene encoding L-arabinose isomerase has translation MNTFDQYEVWFVTGAQLLYGGDAVIAVDAHSNEMVAGLNASGKLPVKVVYKGTANSSKEVEAVFKAANNNEKCIGIITWMHTFSPAKMWIHGLQQLKKPLLHLHTQFNKEIPWDTMDMDFMNLNQSAHGDREFGHICTRMRIRRKVVVGYWKEESTQKKIAVWMRVCAAWADAQDMLIIRFGDQMNNVAVTDGDKVEAEQRMGYHVDYCPVSELMEYHKAVKDEDVDALVKTYFNEYDHDAELEDKSTEAYQKVWNSAKAELALRAILKAKGAKGFTTNFDDLGQTDGSHFDQIPGLASQRLMAEGYGFGAEGDWKSAALYRTVWVMNQGLPNGCSFLEDYTLNFDGENSAILQAHMLEVCPMIAAKKPRLEVHFLGIGVRKSQTARLVFTSKVGTGCTATVVDLGNRFRLIVNDVECIEPKPLPKLPVASALWKPMPNFEIGAGAWILAGGTHHSCFSYDLTAEYWEDYAEIAGIEMVHINKDTTIGEFKKELRMNEVYYMLNKALC, from the coding sequence ATGAACACATTTGATCAATATGAAGTATGGTTCGTAACCGGAGCTCAGCTCCTTTACGGAGGCGATGCAGTCATCGCAGTAGACGCACACAGCAACGAAATGGTAGCAGGTTTGAACGCCAGCGGCAAACTGCCTGTGAAAGTGGTATATAAAGGAACAGCCAACTCTTCAAAAGAAGTAGAAGCCGTATTCAAAGCAGCCAACAACAACGAAAAATGTATCGGTATCATCACTTGGATGCACACTTTCTCTCCGGCCAAGATGTGGATTCACGGCTTGCAGCAATTGAAAAAACCGTTGCTCCATCTGCACACTCAGTTCAACAAAGAAATTCCATGGGACACAATGGACATGGATTTCATGAACCTGAACCAGTCTGCTCACGGCGACCGCGAATTCGGTCATATCTGCACTCGCATGCGTATCCGTCGCAAAGTGGTAGTAGGTTACTGGAAAGAAGAATCTACTCAGAAGAAGATTGCTGTCTGGATGCGTGTATGTGCTGCATGGGCTGACGCACAGGATATGCTGATTATCCGCTTCGGCGACCAGATGAACAATGTAGCCGTTACCGACGGTGACAAAGTAGAAGCTGAACAGCGCATGGGATACCATGTAGACTACTGCCCGGTAAGCGAACTGATGGAATACCACAAGGCTGTAAAAGACGAAGATGTGGATGCATTGGTAAAAACTTACTTCAACGAATACGACCATGACGCTGAACTGGAAGACAAATCTACAGAAGCCTACCAGAAAGTATGGAACTCAGCCAAAGCTGAACTGGCTCTCCGTGCCATCCTGAAAGCAAAAGGTGCCAAAGGTTTCACGACCAACTTCGACGACCTGGGTCAGACAGACGGCAGCCACTTCGACCAGATTCCGGGATTGGCTTCTCAGCGCCTGATGGCAGAAGGATATGGTTTCGGAGCAGAAGGCGACTGGAAATCAGCTGCTTTGTACCGTACCGTATGGGTAATGAATCAGGGATTGCCTAACGGATGTTCTTTCCTGGAAGACTACACACTGAACTTCGACGGTGAAAACAGTGCCATCCTGCAGGCCCACATGCTGGAAGTTTGCCCGATGATTGCTGCCAAGAAGCCTCGTCTGGAAGTACACTTCCTGGGTATCGGCGTTCGCAAGAGCCAGACTGCACGTCTTGTCTTCACTTCCAAAGTAGGTACAGGATGTACAGCTACTGTAGTAGACCTTGGCAACCGCTTCCGTCTGATTGTAAACGATGTAGAATGCATCGAACCGAAACCGCTGCCAAAATTGCCGGTTGCTTCTGCCCTCTGGAAACCGATGCCTAACTTCGAAATCGGTGCTGGTGCATGGATTCTGGCTGGTGGTACACACCACTCTTGCTTCTCATACGACCTGACTGCAGAATACTGGGAAGACTATGCTGAAATCGCCGGCATTGAAATGGTACACATCAACAAAGACACTACCATCGGTGAATTCAAGAAAGAACTTCGCATGAACGAAGTATACTACATGCTGAACAAAGCACTCTGCTAA
- a CDS encoding NUDIX domain-containing protein, whose amino-acid sequence MTTYYKHNPKFYVGIDCIIFGFEKGELNLLLLKRNFEPAMGQWSLMGGFIQENESADDAAKRVLSELTGLENVYMDQIGAFGAIDRDPGERVISLAYYALININEYDRELVQQHNAHWININEIPDLIFDHNEMVEKARAIMRQKASRAPIGFNLLPELFTLTQLQSLYEAIYGEPMDKRNFRKRIAEMGFIEKTDKIDKTGSRRGASLYKFNDKAYQKDPKFKL is encoded by the coding sequence ATGACCACTTACTATAAGCATAATCCCAAATTCTACGTCGGCATCGACTGCATCATTTTCGGATTCGAAAAAGGAGAACTGAACTTATTGCTGCTGAAACGAAATTTTGAGCCGGCAATGGGCCAATGGTCTCTGATGGGAGGATTCATCCAGGAAAACGAAAGTGCGGACGATGCGGCCAAACGGGTACTGAGCGAGCTGACCGGTCTGGAAAATGTGTACATGGACCAGATTGGGGCATTCGGTGCCATAGACCGCGACCCGGGAGAACGCGTAATTTCACTGGCCTATTATGCGCTTATCAACATCAACGAATATGACCGGGAACTGGTGCAGCAGCACAATGCGCATTGGATAAACATCAATGAAATTCCCGACCTTATTTTCGATCACAACGAGATGGTGGAGAAAGCACGTGCCATCATGCGCCAGAAGGCATCGAGAGCCCCCATCGGCTTCAACCTGCTTCCCGAGCTGTTCACCTTGACTCAGCTGCAAAGCCTGTATGAAGCCATCTACGGCGAACCGATGGACAAGCGCAATTTCCGCAAGCGCATCGCAGAAATGGGATTTATTGAGAAAACTGATAAAATAGATAAAACAGGATCCAGAAGAGGAGCCTCTCTTTATAAATTTAATGACAAGGCATATCAGAAGGATCCGAAATTTAAACTTTAA
- a CDS encoding aldose epimerase family protein, with translation MKSMNKSLLGASIILAVLSGCASKKTQQPELTLSGLNPANFETLVEGTKPVKLYTLKNHQGMEVCVTNFGGRLVSIMVPDKNGKMTDVVLGFDSIADYQNIPSDFGAAIGRYANRINKGKITLDGQEIQLPTNNFGHCLHGGPTGWQYQVYEANQTNDSTLVLTMKSPDGDNNFPGNVTAHVTYSLTADNAIDIQYDATTDKTTVINMTNHSYFNLSGDPSKPATDHVLYVASDSITPVDSTFMTTGEMMAVKDTPFDFNTPKTISPDVTDFSNEQVKFGNGFDHNWVLKTKGDINQLAAKLTCPTTGISLEVYTNEPGIQVYTGNFLDGTVKGKKGIAYPQRASVCLETQHYPDSPNKPQWPSVILAPGQTYQSHCIFKFTVEK, from the coding sequence ATGAAAAGCATGAATAAATCTTTACTAGGGGCAAGTATCATCCTTGCAGTATTGAGCGGTTGCGCTTCCAAGAAGACCCAGCAACCGGAACTGACATTATCAGGCTTGAACCCTGCCAACTTCGAAACTTTAGTGGAAGGTACCAAACCTGTCAAACTCTATACTTTGAAAAATCATCAGGGCATGGAAGTCTGTGTGACCAACTTCGGAGGACGTCTTGTATCCATCATGGTTCCAGACAAGAACGGCAAGATGACGGATGTGGTTCTCGGATTTGACAGTATCGCAGATTATCAAAATATTCCGAGTGATTTCGGTGCAGCCATCGGGCGTTATGCCAACCGAATCAACAAAGGCAAAATCACTCTTGACGGACAGGAAATCCAACTTCCGACAAACAACTTCGGTCACTGCCTGCACGGCGGGCCTACCGGATGGCAATATCAGGTATATGAGGCCAACCAGACGAACGACAGTACCCTTGTGCTGACCATGAAATCACCGGATGGAGACAATAACTTCCCGGGCAACGTAACGGCTCATGTAACCTATTCCCTGACAGCCGACAATGCCATCGACATCCAGTATGATGCCACTACCGACAAGACAACTGTCATCAACATGACCAACCACTCGTATTTCAACCTGAGCGGCGACCCTTCAAAACCGGCTACTGACCACGTGCTTTATGTGGCTTCCGACAGCATCACACCGGTAGACAGCACCTTCATGACCACCGGCGAAATGATGGCAGTAAAAGATACTCCGTTCGACTTCAACACACCGAAGACCATTAGTCCGGATGTCACAGACTTCAGCAACGAACAAGTGAAATTCGGTAACGGATTCGACCATAACTGGGTTTTGAAGACCAAAGGTGACATCAACCAGCTGGCAGCCAAACTGACTTGTCCAACCACAGGCATCAGCCTGGAGGTATACACCAATGAACCTGGTATCCAGGTGTATACAGGAAACTTCCTGGACGGAACGGTGAAAGGAAAGAAAGGCATCGCCTATCCACAGCGGGCTTCCGTTTGTCTGGAAACACAGCACTATCCCGACAGTCCCAACAAGCCCCAATGGCCTTCTGTTATTCTGGCTCCAGGACAAACTTACCAGAGTCACTGTATCTTCAAATTTACAGTGGAGAAATGA
- a CDS encoding L-ribulose-5-phosphate 4-epimerase — MLEALKEEVFHANLDLVKHGLVIFTWGNVSAIDRESGLVVIKPSGVSYDEMKAEDMVVVDLEGNVVEGNLRPSSDTPTHLVLYKAFPEIGGVVHTHSTYATAWAQAGCDIPNIGTTHADYFHEAIPCTADMTEEEVKGTYELETGNVIVKRFEGMNPVHTPGVLVKNHGPFSWGKDAHDAVHNAVVMEQVAKMASIAYAINPHLTMNPLLVEKHFSRKHGPNAYYGQKK, encoded by the coding sequence ATGTTAGAAGCACTAAAAGAAGAAGTTTTCCATGCAAACCTGGATTTGGTAAAGCACGGACTGGTGATTTTTACGTGGGGAAATGTGTCTGCCATCGACCGTGAAAGCGGACTGGTAGTCATCAAACCTAGCGGAGTGTCTTACGATGAAATGAAAGCTGAGGATATGGTAGTAGTCGATTTGGAAGGAAACGTAGTGGAAGGCAATTTGCGCCCTTCAAGTGACACCCCTACCCATCTGGTTCTCTACAAGGCTTTCCCTGAAATCGGCGGAGTGGTACACACCCACTCTACTTATGCCACTGCCTGGGCACAGGCCGGATGCGACATTCCGAACATCGGTACCACTCATGCAGACTATTTCCACGAGGCAATTCCCTGCACAGCCGACATGACAGAAGAGGAAGTGAAGGGTACCTACGAACTGGAAACGGGAAATGTCATCGTGAAACGCTTCGAGGGCATGAATCCGGTACATACTCCGGGAGTGCTCGTAAAGAATCACGGACCTTTCTCATGGGGTAAAGATGCACACGATGCCGTACACAATGCCGTAGTCATGGAACAAGTGGCAAAGATGGCCAGCATTGCTTACGCCATCAACCCGCACCTGACCATGAACCCGCTGCTGGTGGAAAAACACTTCAGCCGCAAACACGGTCCGAACGCTTACTACGGACAAAAGAAATAA